The DNA window TTGGAGACCTAGTGCTTTATATAATAATAATCCCGTGCACTCAAAAGGTTGCATATCAGTTGCCACTCTTTGCCTAATGAAGATTTTTTTTCGTCGAAATGCTAACATGCATATATTTTCTTCCTTTGTGTTCTTTTTTGTACTTTTGCAATCCTTTTCCTTTCAGGGTCACTAGTTTTGAAATTttaccttttttttcttctattGTCGAAGTGGAGAGAGGAGGAAATTTCATAGTACATTTGGGCCTAACTTAAACCTTATTGCGAACTGCGACGTGGAGGCCCATCCAAAACCAGCGGCGGCCCACGAAAACGGCCATACCCCTCTGAACTAACGTGCCCTTGGAGCTCCGAGCTATTTACCCGCGTATGCCATCGATAAacccctcctctcccctcccttccGCCGACCCGCACCCGCCGCCTCCTCACCTCTGCTACTTCGCGCCgaagcaggcggcggcgcagcgacCATCACCGCGGGGACTCCTCTGGACGAAGGCCCGCATCGAGGTATCTATCTCCGCCACCGCCTAATGGACCCTTGCTCCCCGCCGCCGATCCAAACCCTAGAGTCGCCCTCCGGCCCCGTACACCGCCGCCTCCCCGATACCTCCCCGATAATTGAGCTTGAAGTAGTTGTTCACTTCCAAGCTTACCGGTATTTTTCCGTGGATTGGCTGCAGGTGTTGCGAATTGCATTCGTTGGATTCGTGGCTCGCGCGTGAACCAACCATCCACCATCCCCGTCATGGCGTTCTGGGGTGAGCGTGCTGGCTTGTTTGCCTTGTTTACTTTGTCGCCGCTGTTATCCGTTTTGGCGCGTGATGAGTTGAATGATTGATGGATGCAGGGGTGGAGGTGAAGCCCGGGAAGCCCTACACCCACACCTACCAGGCTGACCACGGCCGCCTCCGTGTCTGCCAGGTTGGGTTTTTTTTTCCCTTCAAATTTTGCCATTTATCCAATTGACATGTGCTTCTTCGATTTCGTACTCCTATGCTCGATCTGTCAGTCTGTCACCCCGGATACTGTAGTTTTGTTGACATACTTGAGAGGGTCTTGAAATCAGGATATATATTCAATGAGCTTTGGTGCTTTTGATTATCTTCTGACATATTATCCAGTCAACCTATCTTGGTACATGATGTGATCTTGACCTTCACTGCATTAAGTTTGATTGAAACTTTAGCTTTACAATGTGGCTAGAGTTTTACGCTACATTGTATATTTCCTGGAAATAGAAGGAGGCTGATTGATTTGTTAGTTTCTTTTCATTAGGTTAGTACATGATACTTCAATTAACTATTTCCATCTTGCTGCTAGAATTGAATGTAGTTACTGGAGTGCTCGAAATTTTGTTTCTAAGCACTACCCTTTTTTTAACAGTATTGAATGTCTGCTATAACTAATTCATTTATTTTTTATAGGCTACACTTAGCAATTGTGATGTTTCTGGAAGGACGGTCCTGCAATGCAATGTTGGCAACAAGATCCCCATCAAACTTTGTAGTTTAAATCCAAGCTTGGCGGAGATGTGCCATCTAGAGATTGAGTTAGAGGAGGTTGATGATGTTGTCTTCTCAGTAATTGGTCAGAGCTCCATTCATCTCTCCGGATATTATGTCCGTGCAAGCAGCAGGTCTAATGCGGGAGATGATGAATCGTATCCTTCTCAGTACTATCATGTCTTATTTAACATTTCAAACTGTGAATCATTCTTAACATTGTAATTAGAGAATCTTATGGGGAAGATATTGGACAGTCTGACACTGATGAGGAGCATGATGCCAATGAGGACAGCTATGAATCTGACTTTATTGATGATCGTGATGTTATAGATGTTAGTGATGATGAATGCTCCTCTCCACACCGCCGCAAACAAGGTAAGAGGTTGACCCATGTTACAATGGATTCCATTGCAAAATGTCACCTAGACATACTTGCTTTTATCTTGTTTCAAATCATTTCATATTTTCGGTTTTCACAATGTGAAATACAATCTGACAGGTAAGTAGCCTTAATGACAGTTGACTTATCATTGTCAGATTATCTCTATGTTTTATTCATAAAATCACTTGGATGTATAGTCATTTTAATTTTATGAATAAATGaccttatatttattttttgagTTATCAATAAATTATGGGGATTTCTTTTGTTTTATTGTCCTGAAAATCAACTAGGTAGCTCCTATTTTAACATGCTAACAGGTTTTATTACATTTGTTTGGATCTGATCCTGTGTAGCTTCAAACCACATTGTACCCACATTGAAAGCACATTGGACTAGAGTGATGTAGTGTTGGTGGACTATCACTTTGATTGCTTTTTGGCTGTAATGTGAATTTAATATGCCTCTTTCTATTATATTCTTATACTATTACACTTAGTTTTGTGCTGCTTCTTTATATGGTTATTCTGTCTACATCCTTTGCATATGTGTTCACACAGAGTCATTGTACGTTTCCAGTGTGTTTGATGTGCATGTATCTGCTCACAGTTCCATCCTAATGTTTTATAACAAGTTTCCAATTTTGTTTAAATAGCTTCTGGAAAACAGACTCGTAAGGCTGAAAGACggcggcgtttgaagaagcatcAAGTAGATAGCACTGATGATGATGATTCTCCAGTGATGAAGCCTGCTGTCAAGCACAATGCTCGTGCAATATTTGATAGTGGCAGTGATGAAGATAATGTGCCTATATCTGTTGCATTGAGCAAGAAAGACAGTGCTAAGGTTGCTGTCAAGCACGATGCTCCTTCAATATTTGATAGCTGCAGTGATGAAGAAGATAATGATGTTACATTGAGTAAGAAAGACAGTACTAAGGTTTCTGAGGAAACCAACCTCCAAAATGGACAGACAAATGATGGAACCAAAAAAAATAGTGATGACAGGAAAAGAAAAAGTTCTGCCATCAGTGAGGATCCTGCATCGTCAATGTATCTCTTGGTTCCTacttatgcatgtgtgtatttCTATTATCTACTACCCACTGATCTGTAACTAACAATATCTCATGACCAGGGATATAGAAGATGCTAATGCACCATCTGTTTCAAAGCAAGGTTCTGATATAAAAaagaaatcaaagaaaaagATGAAAAAACAATCAGGTGGAAAAGATGAGAAACAGTCCAATATAAGAACATTGGACGATGGGTTGATGGTAGAAGATCTGTCTACAGGAAACATAGATGCAAAAGTGGCTTCTGATGGCTGCAAGGTTGCTGCTTAGTTCTTTCGATATGCTTTTAATTGAAAATCTCATATCAATGCGCTTGACAAAGTTCCCTTTATGATGATCCTGTTATCAGTAGTTTGACAATCAGATTTCTATTGCTAGCAGTTACTTAGTCGTGCATGGCTTTGCAGTCAATATACGAGTTTTCTATACCACAGCACCTTGCAGAAAAAGAAACAATGCCAACTATCTTGCTTTATTTGTGCAGGTTTATATCAAATATGTTGGCATGTTGAAGGAGGGGAAAATTGTTGAGTCTAATCTTAGTGAAAAGCCTTACAAGTTCAAGCTTGGTAATATATTTGCAAACATACACCCTTGTACTAGATATATTTGAACTCTTAATATAAATACTCACAATGTATGCTGTGCTGATTAAAGGTGCTGGAAAAGTTATCCGTGGATGGGATGTTGGTATTCGTGGTACCTACCTCAGCGCCTAATTGTTGTTTTATTTTCCCGTAGGTCATTTGACTTCAGTCTGTAGATTATAGTTTTGCTATTTACTGTAGGTATGCGTGTTGGGGAGAAAAGGAGGCTGACAGTCCCACCTTCTATGTGGTACACGTTTTACATCttgtatcttttttttttcctgtaTACACATCTCTAGAGATGTCCTATAACCACATTTCATTTGCATTGCTTATGGATGGTAACGTATTCTGCAGCTCTGGTGGTAAATCAGTTGTAGAAGTACCTAAAAATTCTTCAGTCATCTACGAAATTGAGTTGGTGAAAGTGAAATAAAGAGGAAACCCACATGCCAGGATTTTGCATGTCGCCTTTGCCGACAGCTGCAATTAGGAGTAGATGGATTTTGTTGTGCCACAGCTGCAATTAATATTGTGTTTCACCTGGTTTATGGTTAACCTCAGTTTTTTTAGGTGGAATTACGTGCACCACTATCTGGTTTGTGGTTAATCTCAGTTTTGTTTAGGTGGAATTACTGTGCACCACTATCTGTAGCCAGGTTACTCCAATGACTTGTCGCACGGTGGGGCATTTAATGCTACAGAACCTTGGCCTGTGGTCACCTCAAGTGTTAAGAATTTGTTTCGTTCATGTTTTTTTATAATAACTCTATATTATATATCATGAGCAACGTACACTGATGAGGTCAAAAGGATCCAAAATTACATTACCAAAAACTGAGAGTACCGCACAATGGGGTTGGTGGAAACTATTGACACAAGAGAAGGCAGCTATAATCTGGGAAATCCCAGATTTCGCATGTGAAGCAAGGTCCTGCCTGTTGATTTTAACCACCTGGAAAAACGATCCATCTTGGATTTTCTTGAAATCTGAAATAATTGGTCGTAGCCTCCAGAAAGTGTCGTCCTGATTTGTGTGAAGTTGTTGAACAGCTTCACTACTGTCTGTAGCTATAACAGCGGTCTTTATCTGCATTGCCTCTATCACCTTTGCAGGAATCTTTCTTTTAATAAAATACGTGCTCAGGCACGttcatgaaaaaaaaaatcctttGCAGCAATAGTCAATGCTGCAAGTTCTGCCATAAGAACAGAACTAGCCATTGTCTTTGCTTTGATTTGTAAGAAGCAAGGGTCGCCCTGACCTGCAAAAAACAAGTAAAATCCTAAACCAGCTCCCCAAAGGGCATCAGCTGATGATCCATCTGAAGAAAGGCCTGCATCAGCAAAGCAAAGAACTGCTTGCTGCTGATCTGATGGATTTCAAATACCCCTGCAAATTAGACAAGATGGAAGAAACAGATTGAGATCTAATGATCTGACGATCTCCCACATTGAGTGCATTCTCCTGTTCCTGTCCAAGACATGATCGATCCATTTCCTGTATCAAAAACAATCTAGAAATCTGAATGTCAGCATTAACTTCACGACAAGCCTTTTTAACTTCATGACCATTTTTTGTTATTGAATCTGAAATCATTTCTAGCTTTCCATAAGTACCACAACCTTGTGAGAATTTCTTGCAAGAGATCATCTGTAAAATTATTCTGAAACAAGGGTTGCATTGTGTCTTGCAGGTAGGGTGGTAACGGATCATGATCCTAATACTTTCTTCACAATGCAACTTGCCCCTTTTATATTTTTAGCTCAAAATTGTATAATATTAGAGTCCGGCCCTTTTAGTATCCGGCCTTTAGATTATATAGGCTAAAATTTGAGTCCCTTTGCACCCCTACTTGCAGCCCTTCACCCTCACATGGAAGAATATCTGTCCTCAAGGAAGGATTAGCAGAAGACCAAATAGCTCTGGACAAATTACACTCAAGAACAAATGAAAATCCGTTTCAAGCATGCCACCAAGCTTGCAAGTGCTATCAATACTAGGATTAAATCTAGCTACTCGATGACCTATTGAGAGTGTCTAATCATCCTCCAAGTGAAGGCTTTAATGTGAGGAGGAAGAAACTGATGCTTCCAGGTTCTTTTAAGAATAGCCAAGGCtttgtaagtagcgggccgacCGGAGCAAAATATTGTATCTGACTTCTTCTGCTAAGTCGAGTTCGAGATGTCTTGCGTcatcagcctcgccttcttcgtacaTCTCCAGTCGAGGAGATTGTCATAAGACATCAGCCAGTAATATAGCTTCGGACCCAtagacgagaaagaaaggtgattgTTCTGTGGCTTTACTTGATTGTGTGTGAAGccctgaaaggacctcaagatgcctagagggagggtgaataggctaatctgcaacttaaaaatactttgaacacggttagcaaTACAGGTgtctggatactccggatatatgtctggatactccggatatagtgtccggagtttccggagataatgtccggactatccgggtatgaaacaaactGCTACAAATCAAAGATAGaaatgctgtaaattgaatccagtaaatttagagggactagtggtacctcagaagtgtttctcaccagttatcttactcctgagacttgtataatagtagatcgccctcaaatcctaaaaagttagtctcacaagcaaataatcacaAATGTAAGCTAGAATTGCGAGAGAGatacagaatttgtttcccgaagttcactcccaaaggagctacgtctccgttgaggaagaattcaagagacggtgctcaagaactcctatgctccactcccaagggtgagaccaacgttCAAACCCtagagtcacttactatgaattcctcagagaggaatgaagattacaaaccagctgtgatgctcacaaatcaatcacgcaatcacaagcgatgcctagccgtctaggagcttggagctccaagagtaataaactagaatccacgggctagacttggatgatgtgctcaagagatgaaatcaaggcttacttgcacaatcttagctcttgcaacactctcacttcaaaccccaaagaaaatcactcaagaatgaagcaaatggggagtgagagagctctctTTTGGCTTTTCAGCAGTTCTGGTcaaaaatgagcaagagagagatagaatgagagggggtatgggggtatttataccccctctcccagaaactagccgctgggagagcggtacccggaaactccgggtatatgtccggattcTCCGGGAAAAggagtccggagactccggaccagaggagttttgcagaccggtaacagtaacccggagactccgggtatacatccggatactccggacactatgtccggacattccggttTGGGagccggacactccgggttataCAAAGAATTTCACATTGAAGTCCctttttgtaacaccctaaggtaatttccttaaattttaatgaatttatttgggctcaaacaaaatttccagagttttcacTGTTTTATCTCGcgtttaaagtaatttttaaggcaagtaattaaaatttacaataagtcaacttgcttgtgcattcatgccggtgcatggttttatttgtgtgggtttgaattcaaatttatttgaattcaaatggaatggtttgggatgtttgagtgtagaaaagaaataggaaagaaggaagggaaaagaaagagccgCCCATGTCCttagcccagcccaaaacccctctctctctcgggcccctcctcttctctcccctctccACGTGGGCCGAGCCCGGTCCGTTTCCCTCAGCCCCGCGtaccttctccctctccttttctcgctgccagctcgggcccacatgtcggtgccttccctttcttcctccttccaaACGACCgatcccctctcctctgtttctccccgccggcTGCGCCTCTGCATCCGGGTCCGCTCCCTCTGAaccgcacccgagccgcacccTGGCTCGCGACCAAgccctttccccctcctctctagaaCCTTCGCCACCCGAGCGGTCTCGCACGGGGCCGTTGAGCCGATCCGCTTCCTCCGCCCGCCACAGTTTCCACCGAGCTTTCCGCGGCCACCGCGGGCACGCGCGTCCAGCCTCCGCTGGCCCTTATTTGGCTTCCCCGCGCACACCCCTGGACCCTAACCTTTTGGAGCACGCGAGCCCTAGCCACCGCCACCCCTGCACTGCCTCTTTTCCACCGCCCGGTGTCCGGTAAGCCGCCAGCCACTCCGGGCAATTGATCGACGCCGGTGAGCCTTGCACCTCCCTGACCCCCTCTGCACCTCCACAGGTTCCGCACGGACTCTATCGACGGATTAGCAGGCACTGGGCACCCCTGCGACGACCCGTCCGCGCGCGCAGTACCagcttctgccgccggccgtcACCAGCGACGCCTCCGCACGCCGCCTCCGGCCAATCCCTGCCTCGGTGAGCTGCACGTCATCTCGGGTAATCGTTTGCGCTAGGTTTGGTAGTCTGTAAACCACCACAGCCACCCATCCACGGCACGCCGGCGATCctgtgccgcccccgccgtggggAGCCATGATCCGAACCCTAATCCGCCACCTCAAGTACCCAGACGGGTTCGCCGTCATCTTCTCTCCCTCCCCGTGCTATCCGTACCCCGAACCGAGGCCGGAAGCGCCCAGTCGCGTGTTCTCCGGCGAACTCCAGTCAccctccgccgcgggagcgAGCTCCACTGATCTTCCCCGCCGCCCGGATCCCTCCTTTCTCTCCTGAGCCGTTCGAtgcagatccagtggcccagatccATCCCACGCGCGAGTCAAACGGGCAACGTACCGGTCAGCGTCGgtatttttgctaaagagaccccggtcttccctggaatcaacccgccgtccagccctagttaaaaagtatttacgatcaggttcttttcttcccgtttagacccctaagctttccagatttagtgccgccgtccagcctagggtttttagctagctagcccctgtgtctagggtttaattacgtataggcccctggttttgtccagaaccccctgtaagtcatgtttttctcgcaaataggtccctggatcttgttttgagcgtagttttcgcgttttagctccgttttaggtgttctttatatccacgcgatcgttgtaacgcgtagaatagttctaggccagttttatgtgcttttctattgtgttggtgtactgtttcttatattttgctattgtttgcatatgtgtgcatgtgtggcccatgtattgctgttacgatcgtgaatagacgtcgagccaccggagcagtaccaggagcagccgtcttccgagcagtttgagcagcagccgggagagtacgaggaaggcaagtataacatgaacatcctatcacttttaaatacaatctcatactgcattttaatactgtatgcctataaggactttcctagccactttatatcctttatatatcctttgggttgcatttttggttagttgtgctaggttgctgcgctataacacacttggtcctttttaattaatttgttaatgatcttatgcaacttaattctggagccgaccctctgtgctgtgtgcttgagtggtttgtgcgtccttaaaaatatgtttttgtagaaacatggtttagggggccagcacggtgcttagtgcttggttggccactctccataaggaccggttcatagagcgacaacctgggacaaccgcgcaaccacaagactggaatgggacggtcttgacttactaattaggtcgtgttggttcgggagtaacttacctgcgtgggcaagaggggtggtaaggttcaatggtccctgctcctccggcttggtctgtgctgtgtgtcttgtacccccggaggtgggccccatcgtcgctgatccagaatccttagcggttacaccttaccaacgtggtcctttgtaacggtctcgtagtgtgcttgctagccatctcacctaaggaagtgtgatgaaccactagcgtagctcacgacttgtgggtaaagttgtgcaacctctcgagagtgtaaaactgatatatcagctgtgctcacagtcatgagcggcccagatcctccttttgattagtggggttatcaacctttgattagggagattccccgggtggttttggtttggatggttctcagtagttcttaattaatattgattaatttcttatgcaattgggttatggtaattcatccacttgtagtaattagccttaataaaatttgccaagactaaaagctaatgcagttgagtcagctagcctagagcctcatagtttgtgttatacttgttgagtactagttggtactcacacttgcctctctactcttctgttctattttggatatcttcgactactgctcagtgcccggcaacgtggagaaTTACGTcggcggcttcgacgacttctaggcgtttgtctcccagtcgacgtccctgtggcgcccagctcttcatgtatccattttacgcttccgcattccttgaactgattcttgattcagttgtaataaagatattcattttataatttatacgcttttattcgtgacatgtgttgtgatatcttgataatctgttgtatatatgcgtgacttgatcctggtgcatatatgattgctcgatttatgttcttataaatcgggtgtgacacttttTAAGTGGTgggatggtttcttatgatttttgtgggttctcttgagcacaactaccatgtctacactagtggatcaaagttccccttgatagtacggcgttcctatactcaatttcaaaaataaaatctagccTTCTAGAACACTTGAGAatgccgcttttcatatcctttttgagggttcacgctttgctatatgctttgctcagtcacctttagcacctgcacatatgcttaataacacgattaaatatacatgtgctgtgtcattcatcaccaaaacccacttaggggcctagatatctttcaatctccccctttttggtgattgatgacaacccacatgtatctcatttgataaccataaaaatGTAATTTTAAGCATGTAAAGAGCCCCCCCTTAAtatatgccatgaatttgaatttcaaattgacttctctaaagtcaagaTTGGCATGTTAGAAGAAGATATggaaactctttatacattctacagtggggtgagcaggTGTGTGCTGAAAAGTGTGTAATGCAAATGTCATGTCATACAATCAAGAAAA is part of the Panicum hallii strain FIL2 chromosome 2, PHallii_v3.1, whole genome shotgun sequence genome and encodes:
- the LOC112881941 gene encoding peptidyl-prolyl cis-trans isomerase FKBP43-like, producing MAFWGVEVKPGKPYTHTYQADHGRLRVCQATLSNCDVSGRTVLQCNVGNKIPIKLCSLNPSLAEMCHLEIELEEVDDVVFSVIGQSSIHLSGYYVRASSRSNAGDDESESYGEDIGQSDTDEEHDANEDSYESDFIDDRDVIDVSDDECSSPHRRKQASGKQTRKAERRRRLKKHQVDSTDDDDSPVMKPAVKHNARAIFDSGSDEDNVPISVALSKKDSAKVAVKHDAPSIFDSCSDEEDNDVTLSKKDSTKVSEETNLQNGQTNDGTKKNSDDRKRKSSAISEDPASSMDIEDANAPSVSKQGSDIKKKSKKKMKKQSGGKDEKQSNIRTLDDGLMVEDLSTGNIDAKVASDGCKVYIKYVGMLKEGKIVESNLSEKPYKFKLGAGKVIRGWDVGIRGMRVGEKRRLTVPPSMCSGGKSVVEVPKNSSVIYEIELVKVK